A single region of the Maylandia zebra isolate NMK-2024a linkage group LG17, Mzebra_GT3a, whole genome shotgun sequence genome encodes:
- the si:ch211-214j24.10 gene encoding uncharacterized protein si:ch211-214j24.10, translated as MHIKTGTWEASNTVCEPDGLCDQAVLVSAANSEPHIRNRRLSPGSGNCGGGGGGGCISGGDKLPRQLSPDGDLMGPSHAFSFRREKERRGPQHKGRSLRRESQKGVGRVSERPQKVNQKERWVEDSLSLLKPPPAFPVQDSPAKLQPAVSYASKVKAGAATGALEEDRPAIGMLLQNQWGLSFISEARPVTEGSGPNSRSSTPLPTDSKHPADLQLDTVLTVRPPEERPIPVSTSLNPIACAEVDESNGKLLLSCRHLVEALNYHSKEWNAICNRQKKDPKRVIWYKDTKEHPA; from the exons ATGCATATTAAAACAG GTACATGGGAAGCCAGCAACACTGTGTGTGAGCCTGATGGTCTATGTGACCAAGCAGTCCTTGTTTCAGCCGCCAATTCTGAGCCACACATTCGGAACCGCCGCCTGTCTCCTGGCTCGGGAAactgtggaggtggtgggggtgGAGGATGCATCTCTGGAGGCGACAAGCTGCCACGGCAGCTTTCACCCGATGGTGACCTGATGGGTCCCAGCCATGCCTTTAGCTTCCGCAGGGAAAAGGAACGCAGGGGCCCACAGCACAAAGGTCGTAGTCTGCGCAGGGAAAGTCAGAAGGGTGTTGGCCGTGTAAGTGAAAGGCCACAAAAGGTTAATCAAAAGGAAAGATGGGTCGAGGACAGTTTGTCTCTACTTAAGCCCCCACCTGCCTTCCCAGTGCAAGACAGTCCTGCCAAGCTACAGCCTGCTGTTAGCTATGCCTCCAAGGTGAAGGCGGGAGCTGCAACTGGAGCACTGGAGGAAGACCGACCTGCCATCGGCATGCTGCTACAGAACCAGTGGGGTCTAAGTTTCATTAGCGAGGCAAGACCAGTCACAGAGGGCTCTGGCCCCAACTCCCGTTCCAGTACCCCACTGCCCACAGATTCTAAACATCCAGCAGACCTACAGCTAGACACAGTTCTCACAGTGAGGCCCCCAGAAGAAAGGCCAATTCCAGTGTCTACCTCCCTCAACCCAATTGCATGCGCAGAGGTCGACGAGAGCAATGGAAAGCTGCTGCTCAGTTGTCGCCACCTAGTGGAAGCTCTGAACTATCATAGTAAAG AGTGGAACGCTATCTgcaacagacagaaaaaag ATCCAAAAAGGGTGATCTGGTACAAGGACACCAAGGAGCACCCAGCCTAG
- the osgep gene encoding tRNA N6-adenosine threonylcarbamoyltransferase: MTVVIGFEGSANKIGIGIIRDGEVLSNPRRTYITPPGQGFLPSDTARHHRAVILTVLKEALEQAGLKPADIDCVAYTKGPGMGAPLVTVALVARTVSQLWGKPLLGVNHCIGHIEMGRLITKANNPTVLYVSGGNTQVIAYSEQRYRIFGETIDIAVGNCLDRFARVIKISNDPSPGYNIEQMAKKGSQYVELPYTVKGMDVSFSGILSYIEDAAHKMLSSGQCTSEDLCFSLQETLFSMLVEITERAMAHCGSQEVLIVGGVGCNLRLQEMMGVMCKERGAKLFATDERFCIDNGAMIAQAGWEMFRSGQVTELEDSWITQRYRTDEVEVTWRD, from the exons ATGACTGTAGTGATTGGATTTGAGGGCAGTGCCAATAAGATCGGCATAGGCATAATCAGGGATGGGGAAGTGCTTTCCAACCCCAGACGGACTTACATTACACCTCCGGGTCAAG GGTTCCTGCCAAGTGACACAGCCAGACACCACCGTGCTGTCATACTAACCGTCCTGAAGGAGGCGCTGGAGCAAGCGGGGCTAAAACCTGCAGACATCGACTGTGTGGCATACACCAAAG GTCCTGGTATGGGTGCACCCTTGGTGACGGTGGCTCTAGTGGCACGCACAGTTTCACAGCTTTGGGGAAAGCCGCTGCTCGGTGTGAACCACTGTATCGGACACATAGAGATGGGACGACTTATCACCAAAGCCAACAACCCCACCGTGCTTTATGTTAGTGGGGGCAATACACAG GTTATTGCATATTCAGAGCAGCGGTACCGAATATTTGGGGAGACCATCGACATTGCAGTCGGCAACTGTTTAGACAGGTTTGCCAGAGTTATTAAG ATTTCCAATGATCCAAGTCCAGGCTACAACATAGAGCAGATGGCCAAAAA AGGGAGTCAGTATGTGGAGCTGCCATATACAGTAAAGGGCATGGATGTGTCCTTTTCTGGCATTTTGTCCTACATTGAA GACGCTGCTCATAAGATGCTGAGCTCTGGTCAGTGTACATCAGAAGACCTGTGTTTCTCACTTCAG GAGACATTGTTCTCCATGCTGGTGGAGATCACAGAAAGAGCTATGGCTCACTGTGGCTCCCAGGAAGTGCTGATTGTCGGGGGCGTTGGCT GTAATCTGCGTCTGCAGGAGATGATGGGAGTGATGTGTAAGGAGAGAGGAGCAAAGCTGTTTGCCACAGATGAAAG ATTTTGCATTGACAATGGAGCGATGATCGCTCAGGCCGGCTGGGAGATGTTTCGGTCTGGTCAGGTGACAGAGCTAGAAGACTCATGGATCACACAAAG GTATAGAACAGATGAGGTGGAGGTGACATGGAGAGACTGA
- the apex1 gene encoding DNA repair nuclease APEX1, which produces MKRGKKAEEAAAEGENDTASAPSKKAKAAKEPEAPILYDDPPDKMTSKDGRNANMKITSWNVDGLRAWVKKKGLDWVREEDPDILCLQETKCAEKALPAEITSMPEYPHKYWAASGDKEGYSGVAMLCKTEPIKVTYGIGKEEHDKEGRVITAEFPSFYLVTAYVPNASRGLVRLDYRKTWDVDFRAYLSELDMQKPLVLCGDLNVAHQEIDLKNPKGNKKNAGFTPEEREGFSQLLAAGFVDSFRELYPKQTNAYTFWTYMMNARSKNVGWRLDYFVLSSSLLPGLCDSKIRNKAMGSDHCPITLHIAV; this is translated from the exons ATGAAGAGGGGCAAGAAGGCAGAAGAGGCAGCTGCGGAAGGAGAAAATGACACAGCCTCTG CTCCTTCAAAGAAAGCAAAGGCAGCCAAGGAACCAGAGGCTCCGATACTGTATGATGACCCTCCTGACAAAATGACCAGCAAAGACGGACGCAACGCAAACATGAAGATCACGTCGTGGAATGTGGATGGGCTGAGGGCCTGGGTTAAAAAGAAGGGCCTGGAT TGGGTGCGAGAGGAGGATCCAGACATTTTATGCCTACAGGAGACAAAGTGTGCAGAGAAAGCCCTCCCTGCTGAAATCACCTCAATGCCTGAGTACCCTCACAAGTATTGGGCTGCATCAGGTGACAAGGAGGGTTACAGTGGGGTGGCTATGCTCTGCAAGACTGAACCCATCAAAGTGACCTATGGAATTG GCAAAGAAGAGCACGATAAGGAGGGCCGTGTCATCACTGCCGAGTTTCCCAGCTTCTACCTGGTGACGGCATATGTGCCAAACGCTAGCAGAGGCCTTGTTCGCCTTGATTACCGCAAAACCTGGGACGTGGACTTCCGGGCGTACCTGAGTGAGCTGGACATGCAGAAGCCCCTGGTGCTGTGTGGAGATCTCAACGTTGCTCACCAGGAGATCGATCTGAAGAACCCCAAGGGGAACAAGAAAAATGCCGGCTTCACCCCCGAGGAGCGCGAAGGCTTCAGCCAGCTACTGGCGGCAGGTTTTGTCGACAGCTTCCGCGAGCTCTACCCCAAGCAGACCAACGCCTACACCTTCTGGACCTACATGATGAATGCCCGCTCAAAGAACGTGGGCTGGAGGCTCGACTACTTTGTGCTGTCATCCTCTCTGTTGCCGGGCTTGTGCGACAGCAAGATCCGCAACAAAGCGATGGGGAGCGACCACTGCCCTATCACTCTGCACATAGCTGTGTAA